From a single Paenibacillus sp. FSL R5-0345 genomic region:
- a CDS encoding S-layer homology domain-containing protein, which yields MDGKIFKKIVGILLSVVLLAGPMLQTFGIVQAADASSGKTYFTDTDNWGGGPLGTEAADGDMDVDIKNQNKTTADNYSKYPIEFKIKAVAKLPTQSANMLIRAYDVDEIASLTAAGSNGEWDRVYFSKNPADISLVNPYTAWQTSGKWKTNVAASGVGTGGQGYLKELTRSAYLGTLSGQNEQWNTTVLPFKKEDLGRIALGDNYVGLSIHHYFNDMRESIAPNTNWTMKVDWAQLVIDGGERQTGEIENVGIKVENGKITLDTSFIPKLPGKDYSMEVSVVEKREFDGELIDKNVGLDKKLFEEPTAGQEQTWKTEFTDSTFSPSKEYTVNVILFDDRGGGTSGEKYTNPGEAQHIYTFSTFDPVVKDITKAGLQYEPTAFNANEFSGKYYQINGNAYGSKLQKVQIVTLPDAEKGQLVLNETAVKAGDEISVNDLGQLTFVPVTTGLTGNIDFKWNGYDGSKYGAVDAVVTITATAAPTVGHIEKSSQKGNKVPFIAKDFTDKFVNSKNDPLTKVKIITVPVEGQGKLVYRVGNGPEQTVTPGVEISAADLASLSFVPTAETTGTVAFQWNGTDGKQYAKESKNVTITINAPPVVADIHKTGAHGAAIPFTTDDFANVYKDDNSNLSTVRITLPADFAANGQLYYNNTVTEAVYLEPGIPAVLSKADLGSLTFVPDTKLAEGTEVKFKWEGYDGQVYSENLAEVIITYNGLPVANALSVEGNEGVPSLTVVLKGTDRETVTGLTYGIATPPLKGILTPADPGNPAGDTWIYTPNSDFISGKDSFTYVVTDADGQTSPVEATVKIELHKALNGWVGNKKQGDPTIVKAIPGQPLKLSAVSSLAAEKVTANVADTSVTLTLANPLTYETDGFKQWEYTTFVLPLNTPANSYAASFSAWGAGDAPLAGEGADKLIDNNYQVVQTELILSANPERILGDGKATTELTAVLKDSNGNPIKGIEVVFTAAVGGFVGSDRAVTDDNGIAKVTYHSAQITGVSEQNIPVQANVNNAEHGLLAKSEITITFLPASIQGFITTGGSNTPVASAQVRATLDLNGDGKIEPGVDFIENIVTDEKGAYYLVVPKGDAKYELEITQTVDVGGIPTEVTYKQYAKVGQVTGSGDENFESEKTLTGLVLFKQTNGQSSLLNSEWLGHASVFLKQQDGSYVSENGKPKAFPLQAQGVFNAEGLAVGQYELEVRYELESGKSIVVSRNTVAVTAAGELNISQSLVDPYGTITDAVTGHVIEGAKVMLHYADTPRNASKGLTPNGEVTLPVIAGFAPNDNASPKQLSDSNGFYAYMVYPDTDYYLMVTNEGYINYKSPVLSVGTDIVRHDVQLQPVPNTSGATPSTSTDLAVKVALTLSVEKNTVKENEQSPITVVYKNDSSAVSATGEVKITLPDGVVVVDAAGGTVTGNVIIWKVTNVGVGKGGSFTPVVKWPLIDAAEVALTVPGEFTSGQSSAKALVKVNIYSDRFGELKHYRYILGYPDKEFKLNGSLTRAELAAIVARLTENETITYALPYSDIRAGHWATNYIRIAVKNGYFTGDPSGLFRPDAPVTRGELASVMARFLKLETGAPAVTHFTDTSGHWSGNAIEALYNGKFLTGYPDGTFKPKNAITRVEAVTLINRMLYRGPLKGLAPLFPDVAEDHWGFGDVQEATFSHEAVRNGDGSEKWLRSLSDDVK from the coding sequence ATGGATGGAAAAATATTTAAGAAAATAGTTGGTATTTTGTTGTCTGTAGTGCTGTTGGCAGGCCCAATGCTACAGACTTTCGGCATAGTACAAGCTGCCGATGCATCATCTGGTAAAACTTATTTTACGGACACCGATAATTGGGGTGGGGGTCCGTTAGGCACGGAAGCAGCCGATGGTGACATGGACGTGGATATTAAGAATCAGAACAAAACAACCGCGGATAACTATAGTAAGTATCCGATTGAGTTTAAGATCAAGGCAGTTGCTAAGCTTCCGACGCAGAGCGCTAATATGCTGATTCGTGCTTACGATGTGGATGAGATCGCATCACTGACAGCGGCAGGTTCGAACGGTGAATGGGATAGAGTGTATTTCTCCAAAAATCCTGCTGATATTTCACTTGTAAATCCGTATACAGCTTGGCAGACCAGTGGGAAATGGAAAACAAACGTCGCGGCTTCCGGTGTAGGTACCGGTGGACAGGGTTATCTGAAAGAACTTACTCGAAGCGCCTACTTGGGAACGCTTTCTGGGCAAAATGAGCAATGGAATACAACGGTTTTACCCTTCAAGAAAGAGGATCTTGGAAGAATTGCTCTAGGCGACAACTATGTAGGCTTGTCGATTCATCATTATTTTAATGATATGCGGGAGTCAATTGCTCCTAATACAAACTGGACCATGAAGGTGGATTGGGCCCAGCTTGTTATTGATGGTGGTGAACGGCAGACCGGAGAGATCGAAAATGTAGGGATTAAGGTGGAGAATGGAAAGATCACTCTGGATACCAGCTTTATTCCTAAGCTACCGGGTAAAGATTATTCCATGGAAGTAAGCGTTGTAGAGAAGAGAGAGTTTGACGGCGAGTTAATCGATAAGAACGTAGGGCTCGATAAAAAGCTGTTTGAAGAGCCAACTGCTGGGCAAGAGCAGACTTGGAAAACTGAATTTACGGACAGTACGTTTAGTCCGTCTAAAGAATACACGGTAAATGTGATTCTCTTTGATGACCGTGGAGGCGGAACTAGCGGAGAAAAATATACAAATCCGGGCGAAGCTCAGCATATTTATACTTTTTCAACCTTCGATCCGGTGGTGAAGGATATTACCAAGGCAGGGTTGCAATATGAGCCAACAGCCTTTAATGCCAATGAATTTTCCGGCAAATACTATCAAATTAATGGTAATGCCTATGGTTCTAAGCTGCAGAAGGTACAGATCGTTACATTGCCGGATGCTGAAAAAGGCCAATTAGTATTAAATGAAACGGCAGTAAAAGCCGGTGATGAAATTTCGGTGAATGATCTTGGGCAATTAACCTTTGTTCCAGTGACTACCGGTCTTACTGGGAATATTGATTTTAAATGGAATGGGTATGATGGATCCAAATACGGGGCGGTGGATGCTGTAGTTACGATTACAGCAACGGCAGCACCAACAGTGGGTCATATTGAGAAGTCGAGTCAGAAAGGAAATAAAGTTCCTTTTATTGCTAAAGACTTCACGGATAAATTCGTAAACAGCAAGAACGATCCGCTTACTAAGGTCAAGATCATTACGGTTCCAGTGGAAGGTCAAGGTAAGCTTGTTTACCGTGTAGGTAATGGACCTGAACAGACGGTGACTCCGGGAGTTGAGATCAGCGCGGCAGATCTGGCCAGTCTGTCCTTTGTTCCGACAGCGGAGACCACGGGCACAGTGGCGTTCCAATGGAATGGCACAGATGGCAAGCAATACGCGAAGGAAAGTAAGAATGTTACAATCACCATCAATGCGCCACCAGTAGTCGCAGATATTCATAAGACAGGTGCTCATGGAGCTGCTATTCCTTTTACAACAGATGATTTCGCAAATGTCTATAAGGATGATAATAGTAATCTGAGCACGGTAAGGATCACTCTTCCAGCAGACTTTGCTGCTAATGGGCAGCTGTATTATAACAATACGGTGACAGAAGCAGTCTATCTTGAGCCAGGTATTCCAGCGGTTCTGAGTAAAGCTGATCTGGGCAGTCTTACCTTTGTTCCAGATACTAAACTGGCTGAAGGTACAGAAGTGAAATTCAAGTGGGAAGGGTATGATGGTCAGGTATACTCTGAGAATCTTGCCGAGGTCATCATTACTTATAATGGACTGCCGGTGGCTAATGCACTGAGCGTAGAAGGAAATGAGGGTGTGCCTTCCCTTACTGTTGTACTGAAGGGGACTGACCGCGAAACGGTTACAGGTCTTACGTACGGCATTGCTACACCTCCACTGAAGGGAATATTAACACCTGCTGATCCAGGCAATCCGGCAGGGGATACATGGATTTACACGCCAAACTCTGATTTCATTTCGGGTAAAGACAGCTTCACTTATGTTGTGACCGATGCTGACGGACAAACAAGTCCTGTTGAAGCAACCGTGAAGATTGAACTTCATAAAGCACTGAATGGATGGGTTGGTAATAAGAAACAAGGAGATCCAACTATCGTAAAAGCGATACCAGGTCAACCGCTTAAACTGTCGGCAGTGAGCTCGCTTGCGGCTGAGAAGGTAACGGCGAATGTTGCTGATACTTCCGTGACTTTGACTTTAGCTAATCCGCTTACTTACGAGACTGACGGATTTAAGCAATGGGAATACACCACGTTTGTATTGCCTTTGAATACTCCAGCGAATAGCTATGCAGCTTCATTTAGCGCTTGGGGTGCAGGTGATGCTCCGTTAGCTGGTGAAGGGGCGGATAAGCTGATAGACAACAACTATCAGGTGGTTCAAACGGAGTTGATACTGAGTGCAAATCCAGAACGCATTTTGGGTGACGGTAAGGCTACAACAGAGTTGACTGCCGTCCTCAAAGACAGTAATGGAAACCCAATCAAGGGGATTGAAGTGGTCTTTACTGCAGCTGTTGGCGGATTTGTAGGTAGTGATCGCGCAGTGACCGATGACAACGGTATTGCGAAGGTAACTTACCATTCTGCACAAATCACAGGGGTTAGCGAGCAGAATATACCTGTTCAGGCTAATGTGAACAATGCCGAGCATGGTCTATTAGCTAAGAGCGAGATTACTATTACATTCTTGCCAGCTTCGATTCAGGGCTTTATTACAACGGGGGGATCTAACACTCCTGTAGCAAGTGCTCAAGTACGAGCTACCCTTGATTTGAACGGTGATGGCAAAATTGAGCCTGGTGTGGACTTCATTGAGAATATCGTGACCGATGAGAAGGGTGCGTATTATCTAGTCGTGCCTAAAGGCGATGCCAAATATGAGCTGGAGATTACACAAACGGTTGACGTGGGCGGTATACCTACGGAAGTTACGTATAAACAGTATGCAAAAGTGGGACAAGTAACGGGTTCAGGAGACGAGAACTTCGAATCGGAGAAGACGCTGACAGGTCTGGTGCTCTTCAAACAGACGAACGGTCAATCTTCCTTGCTGAACTCCGAATGGCTTGGACATGCTAGTGTATTTTTAAAACAGCAAGATGGCAGCTATGTATCGGAGAATGGTAAACCTAAGGCTTTCCCACTACAGGCGCAGGGCGTATTTAATGCAGAGGGCCTTGCTGTAGGTCAGTATGAGCTTGAAGTGCGCTATGAACTGGAATCTGGAAAATCTATTGTAGTCAGCCGTAATACAGTAGCTGTAACTGCCGCTGGTGAATTGAATATTTCACAGTCTCTGGTTGATCCTTATGGTACGATCACTGACGCTGTAACAGGTCATGTCATTGAGGGTGCAAAAGTGATGCTGCATTACGCGGATACTCCACGGAATGCTAGTAAAGGTTTGACTCCGAATGGGGAGGTTACATTGCCTGTGATTGCAGGATTTGCACCGAATGATAATGCGAGTCCGAAGCAGTTGAGCGATAGTAATGGTTTCTATGCTTACATGGTCTATCCAGATACGGATTATTACTTAATGGTGACGAATGAGGGATATATTAATTATAAGAGTCCTGTTCTTTCTGTGGGTACAGATATTGTGCGGCATGATGTACAGCTTCAGCCAGTGCCTAACACTTCTGGTGCTACTCCATCGACTTCGACTGATCTGGCCGTAAAAGTAGCACTTACTCTCTCTGTAGAGAAGAACACAGTGAAGGAAAATGAGCAGTCACCGATTACAGTAGTTTACAAGAACGATTCGTCCGCTGTATCGGCAACAGGTGAGGTAAAGATTACTCTTCCTGATGGGGTAGTTGTTGTAGATGCTGCTGGCGGAACGGTTACGGGTAACGTAATCATATGGAAAGTAACGAACGTAGGTGTGGGCAAGGGCGGTAGCTTTACTCCTGTTGTAAAGTGGCCATTGATCGATGCTGCAGAGGTCGCCTTAACGGTACCGGGAGAGTTTACCTCCGGGCAATCCTCTGCTAAGGCATTGGTGAAGGTAAATATCTACTCCGATCGTTTTGGAGAACTGAAGCATTACCGTTATATTTTAGGATACCCGGATAAGGAGTTTAAGCTAAATGGCTCTCTAACACGGGCAGAACTGGCTGCAATTGTGGCTAGACTAACGGAGAATGAGACTATTACTTATGCTCTTCCTTACAGCGATATCCGTGCGGGGCATTGGGCAACCAATTATATCCGCATTGCTGTGAAGAACGGGTATTTCACAGGAGATCCGAGCGGGTTGTTCCGTCCGGA
- a CDS encoding potassium channel protein, with protein MMRLRKRTIGLIILIFIILSASIAYLIEPDTFHSWFNAFYWVMTTMATVGYGDYFAETVVGKLFTMFLYIFGIGLLSLVIGKVIDSIAEVQRRRGAGTLSFRGKDHVILINWSKKAQAAVEEILCYSPKCHIVIIDETGSHPLEHMDQVHFISGDASSDEILLKANIHEARAAIVFGDTRIDEASLIDGKSLLIASSIERIAPQVHTTVEIMQEKNIQNFRHVKVNEFVLSHDAISRLAVRSALQEGNSEVITQLLSRKYGDDIYEIPVNTSWKTYGDAFQNLLLQGATLLADRSDLSINRKLDQAIPEDARLYVVSDEETYRRIKG; from the coding sequence ATGATGCGGTTACGTAAACGGACGATAGGGTTAATCATACTGATCTTTATAATTCTTAGTGCGTCGATTGCTTACCTGATCGAGCCGGATACGTTTCACAGTTGGTTTAATGCATTTTATTGGGTCATGACAACGATGGCGACCGTAGGGTATGGGGATTATTTTGCAGAGACCGTAGTTGGAAAGCTATTTACCATGTTTCTATATATCTTTGGTATCGGCCTCCTCAGCTTGGTTATTGGTAAGGTCATTGACTCCATTGCGGAGGTGCAGAGAAGGAGAGGAGCGGGAACGTTGAGCTTTCGTGGAAAGGACCATGTGATTCTAATTAATTGGAGTAAGAAAGCACAAGCTGCCGTAGAGGAGATTCTATGCTATTCGCCAAAATGCCATATTGTCATCATTGATGAGACAGGAAGTCATCCTCTGGAGCATATGGATCAAGTTCACTTTATAAGCGGCGATGCCTCCAGTGATGAGATTCTTCTTAAGGCTAACATCCATGAAGCAAGAGCTGCCATTGTGTTCGGGGACACAAGGATTGATGAAGCATCGCTGATCGACGGCAAATCTTTGTTAATTGCCTCTAGTATTGAGCGAATTGCACCACAAGTACATACGACTGTAGAAATAATGCAAGAGAAGAATATACAGAATTTCAGGCATGTCAAGGTAAACGAGTTCGTGCTTTCACATGATGCCATCTCTAGACTGGCTGTTCGTTCTGCGCTCCAAGAGGGCAACTCTGAGGTGATAACGCAGCTGCTGAGCCGTAAATATGGTGATGATATTTATGAGATTCCAGTGAATACTTCGTGGAAGACTTATGGGGACGCGTTTCAGAACCTGCTCTTGCAAGGTGCAACCTTATTAGCGGATCGTAGCGATCTAAGTATCAATCGAAAGCTGGATCAGGCTATTCCCGAGGATGCTAGACTGTATGTTGTTTCCGATGAAGAGACGTATCGTAGGATTAAGGGTTAG